The following proteins are encoded in a genomic region of Burkholderia cepacia:
- a CDS encoding aldehyde dehydrogenase gives MTDRRMLIAGEWCTARDGRTFDRFNPAIGALASRAPAAGIADADAAIDAAHRAFPAWAALAPTERRRRLLKAADLMDARIDEIIATGVAETGATPGWLGFNVTLAANMLREAASMTTQIAGDVIPSDVPGNLALAMRVPCGVVLGIAPWNAPVILGTRALAMPLACGNTVVLKASEACPGVHALIGAVLDEAGLGAGVVNVITHAAADAPELVERMIAHPHVKRINFTGSTHVGRIIACHAAAHLKPVLLELGGKAPVLVLDDADLDAAVDAIAFGAFFNQGQICMSTERVIAARPIADALVERLAAKARTLVAGDPLAGHPLGTMVDAAAAARAALLVEDARAHGAQLPLGCRVEGATMQPAIVDGVTRDMRLYREESFAPVVAILRADSDDEAVALANDSEFGLSASVFSRDVARAMAVARRIESGICHINGPTVHDEAQMPFGGTKASGYGRFGSRASIAEFTELRWITVQTTPRHYPI, from the coding sequence ATGACCGACAGACGGATGCTGATCGCCGGCGAGTGGTGCACCGCCCGCGACGGCAGGACCTTCGACCGATTCAACCCCGCGATCGGCGCGCTCGCGTCGCGCGCGCCGGCGGCCGGTATTGCCGACGCCGATGCGGCGATCGACGCCGCGCACCGCGCGTTCCCCGCGTGGGCGGCGCTCGCGCCGACCGAGCGGCGCCGCCGGCTGCTGAAGGCGGCCGACCTGATGGACGCACGCATCGACGAGATCATCGCGACGGGCGTCGCCGAAACCGGTGCGACGCCGGGCTGGCTCGGCTTCAACGTGACGCTCGCGGCGAACATGCTGCGCGAGGCCGCGTCGATGACGACGCAGATCGCCGGCGACGTGATCCCGTCCGATGTGCCCGGCAATCTCGCGCTCGCGATGCGCGTGCCGTGCGGCGTGGTGCTCGGCATCGCGCCGTGGAATGCGCCGGTGATCCTCGGCACACGTGCGCTCGCGATGCCGCTCGCATGCGGCAACACGGTCGTGCTGAAGGCATCCGAAGCGTGCCCCGGCGTACACGCGCTGATCGGCGCGGTGCTGGACGAAGCGGGGCTCGGTGCGGGCGTCGTCAACGTGATTACGCACGCGGCGGCCGATGCACCCGAACTCGTCGAGCGGATGATCGCGCATCCGCACGTGAAGCGGATCAACTTCACCGGGTCGACGCACGTCGGGCGCATCATCGCGTGCCACGCGGCCGCGCACCTGAAACCCGTGCTGCTCGAACTCGGCGGCAAGGCGCCGGTGCTCGTGCTCGACGACGCCGATCTCGATGCGGCCGTCGACGCGATCGCGTTCGGCGCGTTCTTCAACCAGGGGCAGATCTGCATGTCGACCGAGCGGGTGATCGCCGCGCGGCCGATTGCCGATGCGCTCGTCGAGCGGCTCGCCGCTAAGGCGCGCACGCTCGTCGCGGGCGATCCGCTCGCAGGCCATCCGCTCGGCACGATGGTCGACGCGGCGGCCGCCGCGCGCGCGGCGTTGCTCGTCGAGGACGCTCGCGCACATGGCGCGCAGTTGCCGCTCGGCTGCCGCGTCGAAGGTGCGACGATGCAGCCCGCGATCGTCGACGGCGTCACGCGCGACATGCGCCTGTATCGCGAGGAATCGTTCGCGCCGGTGGTCGCGATCCTGCGCGCGGACAGCGACGACGAAGCGGTCGCGCTCGCGAACGACAGCGAGTTCGGTCTGTCGGCGAGCGTGTTCAGCCGCGATGTCGCGCGCGCGATGGCGGTGGCGCGCCGGATCGAATCGGGGATCTGCCATATCAACGGCCCGACCGTGCACGACGAGGCGCAGATGCCGTTCGGCGGCACGAAGGCGAGCGGCTATGGCCGCTTCGGCAGCCGCGCATCGATCGCCGAATTCACCGAGCTGCGCTGGATCACCGTGCAGACCACGCCGCGTCACTACCCGATATGA
- a CDS encoding feruloyl-CoA synthase yields MSEPTMNVATPASGPANDTSGVRYRAAAVAVGAAEIRRADNGAWYLRSREPLGDYPTRLTDCLVRGAQAHADRVLAARRGADGRWIEITYAQMLERARALGQGLVDLGLSAERPLAVLSGNDLEHLQLMFAAMLAGVPYSPISPAYSLVSTDYGKLRHTLGVLRPGAVFVAERAPFTRALDATLPADAALVVAHDADVDAEGRAVPLSRLLATVPRTIDAIHAAVGPDHLAKILFTSGSTKQPKAVPTTHRMLCSNQQMLRQTMPELTREPPVLVDWLPWNHTFGGSHNLGIALYNGGTLYIDDGRPVPGRFDETVRNLREIAPTIYFNVPKGWEELTAALENDAALRDTFFSRVKLYFFGGAGLSQAAWDRLDRVTDAHCGERIRIMAGLGMTEASPSCLFTTGPLMRAGYIGLPAPGCDAKLVPYGGKLELRFKGPNVMRGYWHADVDPRDVFDDEGYYRSGDAGVFADPERPELGLLFDGRLTEDFKLSSGTFVSVGPLRANAVSSGAPYVQDVVVTGINRDDIGLLVFPRVDACRALAGLAADAPVADVLRAPAVRAAFAAWLAALNRHASGGSTFVARIRLMDTPPSLDLGEATDKGSLNQAAVQKHRAATIDALYDPARRDPDVIYA; encoded by the coding sequence ATGAGCGAGCCGACGATGAATGTTGCGACGCCCGCGAGCGGGCCAGCGAACGATACGAGCGGCGTGCGATATCGCGCGGCGGCCGTCGCCGTCGGTGCGGCCGAGATTCGTCGCGCGGATAACGGCGCGTGGTACCTGCGTTCGCGCGAACCGCTTGGCGACTACCCGACGCGCCTGACCGACTGCCTCGTGCGCGGTGCGCAGGCGCACGCCGACCGCGTGCTGGCCGCGCGGCGCGGCGCCGACGGCCGCTGGATCGAGATCACCTATGCGCAGATGCTCGAACGCGCCCGCGCGCTCGGCCAGGGCCTCGTCGATCTCGGCCTGTCGGCCGAGCGTCCGCTCGCGGTGCTGTCCGGCAACGATCTGGAACACTTGCAGCTGATGTTCGCGGCGATGCTGGCCGGCGTACCGTACTCGCCGATCTCGCCCGCGTATTCGCTGGTGTCGACCGACTACGGCAAGCTGCGACACACGCTCGGCGTGCTTCGGCCGGGCGCGGTGTTCGTCGCCGAACGCGCGCCGTTCACGCGCGCGCTCGATGCGACGCTGCCGGCCGATGCGGCGCTGGTCGTCGCGCACGATGCCGATGTCGATGCCGAGGGCCGCGCGGTGCCGCTGTCACGCCTGCTCGCCACCGTCCCGCGCACGATCGATGCAATCCACGCGGCGGTCGGCCCCGACCATCTCGCGAAGATCCTGTTCACGTCCGGTTCGACGAAGCAGCCGAAGGCCGTGCCGACCACGCACCGGATGCTGTGCAGCAACCAGCAGATGCTGCGCCAGACGATGCCCGAACTGACGCGCGAGCCGCCGGTGCTGGTCGATTGGCTGCCGTGGAATCACACGTTCGGTGGCAGTCACAACCTCGGTATCGCGCTGTACAACGGCGGCACGCTGTACATCGACGACGGCCGCCCGGTGCCCGGCCGCTTCGACGAAACCGTGCGCAACCTGCGCGAGATCGCGCCGACGATCTACTTCAACGTACCGAAGGGCTGGGAAGAGCTGACCGCCGCACTCGAAAATGACGCCGCGCTGCGCGACACGTTCTTCTCGCGCGTGAAGCTGTATTTCTTCGGTGGCGCGGGGCTGTCGCAGGCTGCGTGGGACCGGCTCGACCGCGTGACCGACGCGCATTGCGGCGAGCGCATCCGGATCATGGCCGGCCTCGGGATGACGGAGGCGTCGCCGTCGTGCCTGTTCACGACGGGGCCGCTGATGCGCGCCGGTTATATCGGGCTGCCCGCGCCCGGTTGCGACGCGAAGCTCGTGCCGTACGGCGGCAAGCTCGAACTGCGCTTCAAGGGGCCGAACGTGATGCGCGGCTACTGGCACGCGGACGTCGATCCGCGCGACGTGTTCGACGACGAAGGCTATTACCGCAGCGGCGACGCGGGCGTGTTTGCCGATCCGGAGCGGCCGGAACTCGGGTTGCTGTTCGACGGCCGGCTGACCGAGGATTTCAAGCTGAGCAGCGGTACGTTCGTGAGCGTCGGGCCGTTGCGCGCGAACGCGGTGTCGAGCGGGGCGCCGTACGTGCAGGACGTGGTCGTCACCGGGATCAATCGCGACGATATCGGTTTGCTGGTGTTTCCGCGTGTCGATGCGTGCCGTGCGCTGGCGGGGCTTGCTGCCGACGCACCGGTCGCCGACGTACTGCGCGCGCCGGCCGTGCGCGCGGCGTTCGCGGCGTGGCTTGCCGCGCTGAACCGGCATGCGAGCGGCGGCTCGACGTTCGTCGCGCGCATCCGGTTGATGGACACGCCGCCGTCGCTCGATCTCGGCGAAGCGACCGACAAGGGTTCGCTGAACCAGGCGGCCGTGCAGAAGCATCGCGCGGCGACGATCGACGCGCTGTATGACCCGGCGCGGCGCGATCCCGACGTGATTTACGCGTAG
- the mhpT gene encoding 3-(3-hydroxy-phenyl)propionate transporter MhpT, with the protein MNTYVAEKPTVATTLALCFAIALLEGLDLQSVGVAAPRMAREFGLSVSQMGIAFSAGTFGLLPGAMLGGRLADRIGRKRVLIASAALFGLLSIATAQVSTFAMLVVVRVLTGIGLGGAMPNLIALSSEAVEPRSRSSAVATMYCGIPFGGVIASLIGVLLAGDTEWRHIFYVGGAGPLLLVPLLVWFLPESRAYLDVAGTQAARASVARTLFGDGRTTSTVALWVSYFCTLIVLYFLLNWLPSLMAARGLDREHVGLVQIAFNVGAGLGALGIGAALDRMRASRVVGGMYVGIVLSLAALAAAPGFASLAAAAFAAGMFVVGGQSVLYALAAIYYPTAMRGTGVGTAVAVGRLGSVVGPLAAATLLAAGRSAPVVIGASIPVTLVAAIAALVLIRRPQAGD; encoded by the coding sequence ATGAACACTTACGTTGCTGAAAAACCCACGGTTGCGACCACGCTCGCACTGTGTTTCGCGATCGCCCTTCTCGAAGGGCTCGACCTGCAATCGGTCGGCGTCGCAGCACCGCGCATGGCGCGCGAATTCGGGCTCTCCGTATCGCAGATGGGCATTGCGTTCAGTGCGGGCACCTTCGGGCTGCTGCCGGGCGCGATGCTCGGCGGTCGGCTCGCCGACCGGATCGGCCGCAAGCGCGTGCTGATCGCGTCGGCCGCGCTGTTCGGGCTGCTGTCGATCGCCACCGCGCAGGTGTCGACCTTCGCGATGCTCGTCGTCGTGCGCGTGCTCACCGGCATCGGGCTCGGCGGCGCGATGCCGAACCTGATCGCGCTGTCGTCCGAAGCGGTCGAGCCGCGCTCGCGCAGCAGCGCGGTGGCGACGATGTACTGCGGCATTCCGTTCGGCGGCGTGATCGCGTCGCTGATCGGCGTGCTGCTCGCCGGCGATACCGAATGGCGGCACATCTTCTACGTCGGCGGCGCGGGACCGCTGCTGCTCGTGCCGCTGCTGGTGTGGTTCCTGCCGGAGTCACGCGCGTATCTCGACGTCGCCGGCACGCAGGCCGCACGCGCGAGCGTGGCACGCACGCTGTTCGGCGACGGCCGCACGACGTCGACGGTCGCGCTGTGGGTCAGCTACTTCTGCACGCTGATCGTCCTCTACTTCCTGCTGAACTGGCTGCCGTCGCTGATGGCCGCGCGCGGGCTCGATCGCGAGCACGTCGGCCTCGTGCAGATCGCGTTCAACGTCGGCGCGGGGCTCGGCGCGCTCGGCATCGGCGCGGCGCTCGACCGAATGCGCGCGTCGCGCGTGGTCGGCGGCATGTATGTCGGGATCGTGCTGTCGCTCGCCGCGCTCGCGGCCGCGCCCGGCTTCGCATCGCTCGCGGCGGCCGCGTTCGCGGCCGGGATGTTCGTGGTCGGCGGGCAGTCGGTGCTGTATGCGCTTGCGGCGATTTACTACCCGACCGCGATGCGCGGCACGGGCGTCGGCACGGCGGTGGCCGTCGGCCGGCTCGGTTCCGTCGTCGGGCCGCTCGCGGCCGCGACGCTGCTCGCCGCCGGCCGTAGCGCGCCCGTCGTGATCGGCGCGAGCATCCCCGTCACGCTCGTCGCGGCCATCGCCGCGCTGGTGCTGATTCGCCGCCCGCAAGCCGGCGACTGA
- a CDS encoding porin, with translation MKTKTRNGLLAAGACCALAAPGAHAQSSVTLYGIIDTGVEFVSHANAAGDHVVRMPGVTGELPSRWGLRGTEDLGGGYQAVFTLESGFNVRGGDLGQGGRLFGRQAFVGLKGGFGTLAFGRQYTMTYLALQGADIIGPDIYGLGSLDAYVPNGRADNAVTYVGTYRGVTLGAAYSFGRDGAGTGNSPGQGTCAGQVPGDATQCRDWSVMLKYDSAYFGAAASYEEQRGGTGAAANFFDGIAPVPFTSSGGKDARTHVSAYAQAAGARIGAGWIGRRVSTGSPAAPGAHSDLFFVGASYAVKPDFVVDGEGYRIVNSAHDTRATMATLRATYLLTKRTAVYAQSSYLWNSAHARYAVSGGGAGTTPGEGMGQLGAMVGVRHMF, from the coding sequence ATGAAAACGAAGACAAGGAACGGCCTGCTGGCCGCCGGCGCCTGCTGCGCGCTCGCCGCGCCGGGCGCGCACGCGCAGTCGAGCGTGACGCTGTACGGGATCATCGACACGGGCGTCGAGTTCGTATCGCATGCGAACGCGGCCGGCGACCACGTGGTGCGCATGCCGGGCGTGACGGGCGAGCTGCCGTCGCGCTGGGGGCTGCGCGGCACCGAGGATCTCGGCGGCGGCTACCAGGCGGTGTTCACGCTCGAAAGCGGCTTCAACGTGCGCGGCGGCGATCTCGGGCAGGGCGGCCGGCTGTTCGGGCGACAGGCATTCGTCGGGTTGAAGGGCGGCTTCGGCACGCTCGCGTTCGGCCGCCAGTACACGATGACCTATCTCGCGCTGCAGGGCGCGGACATCATCGGCCCCGACATCTACGGGCTCGGCTCGCTCGACGCGTATGTGCCGAACGGCCGCGCCGACAACGCGGTGACCTACGTCGGCACCTATCGCGGCGTGACGCTCGGCGCCGCGTATTCGTTCGGTCGCGACGGCGCGGGCACCGGCAACTCGCCGGGGCAGGGCACGTGCGCGGGGCAGGTGCCGGGCGACGCCACGCAGTGCCGCGACTGGTCGGTGATGCTCAAGTACGACAGCGCGTATTTCGGTGCGGCGGCCTCGTACGAGGAGCAGCGCGGCGGCACCGGCGCGGCCGCGAACTTCTTCGACGGCATTGCGCCGGTTCCCTTCACCAGCAGTGGCGGCAAGGACGCGCGCACGCACGTGAGCGCCTATGCGCAGGCCGCCGGCGCGCGGATCGGCGCGGGCTGGATCGGGCGGCGCGTGTCGACCGGTTCGCCGGCCGCGCCCGGCGCGCATTCGGACCTGTTCTTCGTCGGCGCGTCGTATGCGGTGAAGCCGGATTTCGTCGTCGACGGCGAAGGCTACCGGATCGTCAACAGCGCGCACGACACGCGCGCGACGATGGCCACGCTGCGCGCGACCTATCTGCTGACCAAGCGCACGGCCGTCTATGCGCAATCGTCGTATCTGTGGAACAGCGCGCATGCGCGCTACGCGGTCAGCGGCGGCGGCGCCGGCACGACGCCCGGCGAAGGGATGGGGCAGCTCGGCGCGATGGTCGGCGTGCGGCACATGTTTTGA
- a CDS encoding tannase/feruloyl esterase family alpha/beta hydrolase codes for MNRKSAFLCIAPLSAAAMLAGCGGDDSVSSTPTHLSAATPAAMAQTCDALAVKLAYANTSFTSVTTAAAGALTVAGKPIAEHCVIEGKMNERVSAVDGKTYAIGFEMRLPKAWNGRFFYQANGGLDGNVVTATGEIGGGGPLNDALNQGFAVISSDSGHSAAQNPLFGLDPQARIDYGYGAVDALTPMAKQVIRLAYGKAPDRSYFDGCSNGGRHAMVTAVRNPADYDGIIAGDPGFHLPKAAIGEMYGAQQFAKIASATGSNGLPDIRSGFTDAERQFVGAKILEKCDALDGAADGMVQDVAACQAHFSVESDIPACANGTRTGACLTPAQKTALENVFAGARNSAGTALYAGFPYDPGIAGSGWAAWKQSNSITLDPAAMAFTFMTPPKSAATLANLSGFALGFDMDNDAPAIFATNGTYTQSAWTFMTPPDETNLSALKARGAKLLVYHGTGDPVFSFDDTRDWFAKVAQANGGDASDFARFYPVPGMNHCSGGPAADQFDLLTPLVAWVEQGQAPGAVVATARDATNAVPNADVPASWGAGRTRPLCPYPQVARYNGSGDVNSAASFSCR; via the coding sequence TTGAACAGAAAATCTGCATTCCTCTGTATCGCACCGCTGTCCGCGGCGGCCATGCTCGCCGGTTGCGGCGGCGACGATTCTGTCAGTTCCACGCCGACACATCTGAGCGCTGCGACACCGGCCGCCATGGCGCAGACCTGCGACGCGCTTGCCGTGAAGCTCGCGTATGCGAACACGTCGTTCACGTCGGTGACGACCGCGGCCGCCGGCGCGCTGACGGTGGCCGGCAAGCCGATCGCCGAGCACTGCGTGATCGAAGGGAAGATGAACGAGCGCGTGAGCGCGGTCGACGGCAAGACCTACGCAATCGGCTTCGAAATGCGCTTGCCGAAGGCGTGGAACGGCCGCTTCTTCTACCAGGCGAACGGCGGGCTCGACGGCAACGTCGTGACCGCGACCGGCGAGATCGGCGGCGGCGGGCCGCTGAACGATGCGCTGAACCAGGGCTTCGCCGTGATCAGTTCCGATTCCGGGCACAGTGCCGCGCAGAACCCGCTGTTCGGCCTCGATCCGCAGGCGCGCATCGACTACGGCTACGGCGCGGTCGACGCGCTCACGCCGATGGCGAAGCAGGTGATCCGGCTCGCGTACGGCAAGGCGCCCGACCGCAGCTATTTCGACGGCTGCTCGAACGGCGGCCGTCACGCGATGGTCACGGCGGTGCGCAACCCGGCCGACTACGACGGGATCATCGCGGGCGATCCGGGCTTTCATCTGCCGAAGGCGGCGATCGGCGAGATGTATGGCGCGCAGCAGTTCGCGAAGATCGCATCGGCGACCGGATCGAACGGGCTGCCGGACATCCGCAGCGGCTTCACCGATGCCGAGCGGCAGTTCGTCGGCGCGAAGATCCTCGAGAAATGCGATGCGCTCGACGGCGCGGCCGACGGAATGGTGCAGGACGTTGCCGCTTGCCAGGCGCACTTCAGCGTCGAGTCGGATATCCCGGCCTGCGCGAACGGCACGCGCACGGGCGCCTGCCTGACGCCTGCGCAGAAGACCGCGCTCGAGAACGTGTTCGCGGGCGCACGCAATAGCGCGGGCACGGCACTCTACGCGGGCTTTCCGTACGATCCGGGCATCGCCGGCAGCGGCTGGGCCGCGTGGAAGCAGTCGAATTCGATCACGCTCGATCCGGCCGCGATGGCGTTCACGTTCATGACGCCACCGAAGAGCGCCGCGACGCTCGCGAACCTGTCCGGTTTCGCGCTCGGCTTCGACATGGACAACGATGCACCGGCGATCTTCGCGACGAACGGCACGTACACGCAATCCGCGTGGACGTTCATGACGCCGCCGGACGAGACGAACCTGTCCGCACTGAAGGCGCGCGGGGCGAAGCTGCTCGTCTATCACGGCACGGGCGACCCGGTGTTCTCGTTCGACGATACGCGCGACTGGTTTGCGAAGGTCGCGCAGGCGAACGGTGGCGATGCGTCGGACTTCGCGCGCTTTTATCCGGTGCCGGGGATGAACCACTGTTCGGGCGGGCCGGCGGCCGACCAGTTCGACCTGCTGACGCCGCTCGTCGCGTGGGTCGAGCAGGGGCAGGCGCCCGGTGCGGTGGTGGCCACCGCGCGCGACGCGACGAACGCGGTGCCGAATGCGGATGTGCCTGCATCGTGGGGCGCGGGGCGCACGCGGCCGCTGTGCCCGTATCCGCAGGTCGCGCGCTACAACGGCTCGGGCGACGTGAATTCGGCCGCGAGCTTCAGTTGTCGTTGA
- a CDS encoding Lrp/AsnC family transcriptional regulator gives MTTPLDAFDRKLLMELQRDAQTPQAELGARVNLSTAAVNRRLKRLAEDGVIERYTAVVAPDKVDHPLTIVVNVEVESEQIDQLDAMKRAFERCPQIQQCYYVTGEWDFVLILAVRNMDQYNALTRELFFANNNVKRFKTLVSMSRVKVGLEVPVDLGE, from the coding sequence ATGACGACCCCACTCGATGCGTTCGACCGCAAGCTGCTGATGGAACTCCAGCGCGACGCGCAAACACCGCAGGCCGAGCTCGGCGCGCGCGTCAACCTGTCGACCGCGGCCGTGAACCGGCGGCTGAAACGTCTCGCGGAAGACGGCGTGATCGAGCGCTATACGGCCGTCGTCGCGCCGGACAAGGTCGATCATCCGCTGACGATCGTCGTAAATGTCGAGGTCGAGAGCGAGCAGATCGACCAGCTCGACGCGATGAAGCGCGCGTTCGAGCGCTGCCCGCAGATCCAGCAGTGCTACTACGTGACGGGGGAATGGGATTTCGTGCTGATCCTGGCCGTGCGCAACATGGATCAGTACAACGCGCTCACGCGCGAGCTGTTCTTCGCGAACAACAACGTGAAGCGGTTCAAGACGCTGGTGAGCATGAGCCGCGTGAAGGTCGGGCTCGAGGTGCCGGTCGATCTCGGTGAGTGA
- a CDS encoding diaminopropionate ammonia-lyase, with protein sequence MLIANPRASRTAYPNALRRVMNIASADESGAWLAHWPLVGNARTPLRALPGLAARLGVASISVKDESCRSPLGSFKALGAPIALVRLVKRLRRTQDLDPQGLVTGRYAAQLADLTVISATDGNHGRALAAAARAIGCGCVIVLHANVDAERERAISAYGARIVRIAGNYDESVVCAAQLAQANGWYVVSDTSYDGYEAIPRDVMQGYGVIAAEAAAQAAQDDGRPFTHVFLQGGVGGLAAGVASYLWERDGVQRPRFVVVEPRQADCLYQSALAGRATKATGSVDSVMAGLACGEASPLAWDFLEMCIDHFMLIDDEDAVQAMRGLAAGSERDVPVVAGESGAAGVAGLAVLMRDPALARQVGLDANARVLAINTEGATAPSVYRNCVGETADAVLARQRDWLNRAAVAA encoded by the coding sequence ATGCTGATCGCCAACCCGCGCGCGTCGCGCACCGCCTACCCGAACGCGCTGCGTCGCGTGATGAACATCGCTTCGGCCGACGAAAGCGGCGCATGGCTCGCGCACTGGCCGCTCGTCGGCAATGCGCGCACGCCGCTGCGCGCGCTGCCCGGTCTCGCCGCGCGGCTTGGCGTCGCGAGCATCAGCGTGAAGGACGAATCGTGCCGCTCGCCGCTCGGCAGCTTCAAGGCGCTCGGCGCGCCGATCGCGCTGGTGCGGCTCGTGAAGCGCCTGCGGCGCACGCAGGATCTCGATCCGCAAGGGCTCGTCACCGGCCGCTACGCGGCGCAGCTTGCCGACCTGACGGTGATCAGCGCGACCGACGGCAATCACGGCCGCGCGCTGGCCGCCGCCGCGCGCGCGATCGGCTGCGGGTGCGTGATCGTGCTGCACGCGAACGTCGATGCCGAGCGCGAACGCGCGATCTCGGCATACGGCGCGCGGATCGTGCGCATCGCGGGGAACTACGACGAATCGGTCGTCTGCGCCGCGCAGCTCGCGCAGGCGAACGGCTGGTATGTCGTGTCGGATACGTCGTACGACGGCTACGAAGCGATTCCGCGCGACGTGATGCAGGGCTATGGCGTGATCGCCGCCGAAGCCGCCGCGCAGGCGGCGCAGGACGACGGGCGGCCGTTCACGCACGTGTTCCTGCAGGGCGGCGTGGGCGGCCTCGCCGCGGGCGTCGCGAGCTATCTGTGGGAGCGCGATGGCGTGCAGCGGCCGCGCTTCGTCGTCGTCGAGCCGCGGCAGGCCGATTGCCTGTACCAGAGCGCGCTCGCGGGGCGCGCGACGAAGGCGACCGGCAGCGTCGATTCGGTGATGGCCGGGCTCGCGTGCGGCGAGGCGTCGCCGCTCGCGTGGGATTTCCTCGAGATGTGCATCGACCACTTCATGCTGATCGACGACGAAGACGCGGTGCAGGCGATGCGCGGCCTCGCGGCCGGCAGTGAACGCGACGTGCCGGTCGTCGCCGGCGAATCGGGCGCGGCCGGCGTGGCGGGCCTGGCGGTGCTGATGCGCGACCCGGCGCTCGCGCGGCAGGTCGGGCTCGACGCGAATGCGCGCGTGCTGGCGATCAATACGGAAGGCGCGACGGCGCCGTCCGTGTACCGGAACTGCGTCGGCGAGACGGCCGATGCGGTGCTCGCGCGGCAGCGCGACTGGCTGAACCGCGCGGCGGTGGCGGCCTGA
- a CDS encoding M20 aminoacylase family protein — MDAIDAIEESTLQGQLKTWRRHLHQYPETGFEEVNTSDYVARILTTLGLDVHRGIGGTGLVANLTVGTAKRAIGIRADMDALNIAEHAPGREHASRTPGKMHACGHDGHMSMVLGAAQLLAERKDFDGTVRFIFQPAEEHGRGAKAMMADGLFERFPVDAIFGAHNMPGMRAGTFATRAGGIMASEDNFVIRIDGRGTHAARPHMGIDPIVIGSQIVLALQTIVSRNLDPGQQAVISCTEFLTDGLRNVLPSTVTIKGDTRSYSRDVQALLETRMREISEGICRTHGAACTFEYTHEFAPTVNSAEWVGTAVQAAAQIAGASAVNADVQPMMISEDFGAFLQAVPGNFVFIGNGEVAGHGGVPLHNATYDFNDAILPVGARYFAEVARRALRAA; from the coding sequence ATGGACGCAATCGATGCAATCGAAGAAAGCACGCTGCAGGGCCAACTGAAGACCTGGCGCCGCCATCTGCACCAGTATCCGGAAACGGGTTTCGAAGAAGTGAACACGTCGGACTACGTCGCGCGCATCCTGACGACGCTCGGGCTCGATGTGCATCGCGGGATCGGCGGCACGGGGCTCGTCGCGAACCTGACGGTCGGTACGGCCAAGCGCGCGATCGGCATCCGCGCGGACATGGACGCACTGAACATCGCCGAGCACGCGCCGGGCCGCGAGCATGCGTCGCGCACGCCCGGCAAGATGCATGCGTGCGGACACGACGGCCACATGTCGATGGTGCTCGGCGCCGCGCAACTGCTGGCCGAGCGCAAGGATTTCGACGGCACGGTGCGCTTCATTTTCCAGCCGGCCGAGGAGCATGGCCGCGGCGCGAAGGCGATGATGGCCGACGGCTTGTTCGAGCGCTTTCCGGTCGACGCGATCTTCGGCGCGCACAACATGCCGGGCATGCGCGCAGGCACGTTCGCGACGCGCGCGGGCGGCATCATGGCGAGCGAAGACAATTTCGTGATCCGGATCGACGGGCGCGGCACGCATGCGGCGCGGCCGCACATGGGCATCGATCCGATCGTGATCGGCTCGCAGATCGTGCTCGCGCTGCAGACGATCGTGTCGCGCAATCTCGACCCGGGCCAGCAGGCGGTGATCTCGTGCACGGAATTCCTGACCGACGGGCTGCGCAACGTGCTGCCGTCGACGGTGACGATCAAGGGCGACACGCGCAGCTATTCGCGTGACGTGCAGGCGCTGCTGGAAACGCGGATGCGCGAGATCAGCGAAGGGATCTGCCGCACGCACGGCGCGGCGTGCACGTTCGAGTACACGCACGAATTCGCGCCGACGGTGAATTCCGCGGAATGGGTCGGCACGGCCGTGCAGGCGGCCGCGCAGATTGCCGGCGCCAGCGCGGTGAACGCCGACGTGCAGCCGATGATGATCTCGGAGGATTTCGGCGCGTTCCTGCAGGCGGTGCCCGGCAACTTCGTGTTCATCGGCAACGGCGAGGTGGCCGGCCACGGCGGTGTGCCGCTGCACAACGCGACGTACGATTTCAACGACGCGATCCTGCCGGTCGGTGCGCGGTATTTCGCGGAAGTGGCGCGGCGCGCGTTGCGGGCGGCCTAG